One Gammaproteobacteria bacterium DNA segment encodes these proteins:
- the trxA gene encoding thioredoxin produces the protein MSEVIKLQDATFEQEVLQSTTPVLVDYWAEWCGPCRAVAPVVEAAAAQYNGRLKVAKLNVDESDGIPARYGIRSIPTLMLFVNGQVAATQVGSVTQAQLDAFLQANI, from the coding sequence ATGAGTGAAGTAATTAAATTGCAAGACGCGACATTCGAGCAGGAAGTGCTGCAGTCGACCACACCGGTGTTGGTGGATTACTGGGCCGAATGGTGCGGCCCCTGCCGCGCGGTCGCACCCGTGGTCGAAGCCGCCGCCGCGCAATACAACGGCCGGCTCAAGGTGGCGAAGTTGAATGTCGACGAGAGCGACGGGATACCCGCGCGCTATGGCATTCGCAGCATCCCGACCCTGATGCTGTTCGTCAATGGTCAGGTGGCAGCGACCCAGGTCGGCAGCGTCACGCAAGCGCAACTGGACGCGTTTTTGCAAGCGAATATATAA
- a CDS encoding TetR family transcriptional regulator C-terminal domain-containing protein, protein MTRTATRSELVRVGTEIIAQHGFNTTGLNAVLRSAGVPKGSFYYYFASKEEFGLAVIENFADEYATRLDSFLLNAKFTPLQRIRNYFKDGVASMNRCQCMHGCPIGNLSLELAGQNETFRARLDAVFRDWQKRFAQCFAEAAKVGEIAADSDAKQLAEFMLSGWEGAILRAKVMKSAAPMKAFVEVFFNRVLTQA, encoded by the coding sequence ATGACTCGCACAGCGACACGCAGCGAACTCGTCAGAGTGGGCACGGAAATCATCGCGCAACATGGTTTCAACACTACCGGCCTGAACGCGGTGCTGCGTTCGGCCGGCGTGCCGAAGGGCTCCTTTTACTATTACTTCGCCAGCAAGGAAGAGTTCGGGCTGGCGGTAATAGAGAACTTCGCCGACGAATACGCAACCCGGCTGGACAGTTTTCTTCTCAACGCGAAATTCACGCCGCTGCAGCGGATTCGCAATTATTTTAAGGATGGCGTAGCCAGCATGAACCGCTGCCAGTGCATGCACGGCTGCCCGATCGGTAACCTGAGCCTGGAACTTGCGGGACAAAACGAAACGTTTCGTGCACGCCTGGATGCCGTGTTTCGCGACTGGCAGAAACGCTTCGCCCAATGTTTCGCGGAGGCGGCAAAGGTCGGCGAAATCGCGGCGGACAGCGATGCGAAACAGCTTGCCGAATTTATGCTGTCAGGCTGGGAAGGCGCGATTTTACGCGCGAAAGTCATGAAGTCGGCCGCGCCGATGAAAGCGTTCGTCGAAGTGTTTTTCAACAGGGTGCTGACTCAAGCGTAA